A region from the Drosophila ananassae strain 14024-0371.13 chromosome 2L, ASM1763931v2, whole genome shotgun sequence genome encodes:
- the LOC6500771 gene encoding uncharacterized protein LOC6500771 — translation MSKTKYHLIPVDDCRIEEENNNNFLHLIVKFVLCFLIILTIVFYAWDSAKDRLESTTLSFPTTFEEESDLQREKIMQEYLGSYLNNSDIVFENSDRTIVQYNLSGLIEKGNDSSVDLQAEESNVNYMKYIPDEFTRTPDFNGSNGAEPHIDQNQTEPNIESYLENDLQEDSLNSSYPLETETHVKYFVNSPQCKMFQPDPFAKNIMKIYDKKHYTVCDHSPDMITVSFNETDSTFSLNKNERGASCCYKQILRAGKRTQADKHYTLHPCIKFEHGFVVPRHVEAMITECRRPKDLKVSQTDAFAFVHPRNDSTKTEPRRPSVLLLGIDSVSRINLQLTMPQLYEYLGAQHWFEMQGYNKMGDNTFPNLMAVLTGFNKSYAISSCRPDEVGGLDACPFIWKDFKDKGYTTAFAEDWGPFSTFDYLIKGFRVPPTDVYARPLVLAVEKELNATYDSGMPHCLGRRLASEYVYDLAVEFTRVNRNRTFFGMFWTNTFSHNNFALPSSMDARMVTYMRTLDRNGVMDNTIVIFFSDHGSRFGPLRRLSSGFLEERLPFMFIRLPRWIREKYPHFVKSLEVNRNRLTSPYDIYATFRHILELDKEPEKLPRPNSCPSCHSIFEEVDWSRSCHQAGIEDHWCGCDSFKPVSKTDATAKSIAQQLVQAINGFLAEKKGAKKCQKLKLKYVSSVQRRSNSSSYLVQFYTSPGGAFFEATADWDADTKNVSVSVPSISRLESYASQSQCTSVKEAKKFCIC, via the exons ATGTCGAAAACTAAATATCATTTAATTCCTGTGGACGATTGTCGAATCGAggaggaaaataataataattttcttcATCTGATAGTGAAATTTGTTCTGTGTTTTCTTATAATATTAACAATAGTGTTTTATGCATGGGATTCTGCCAAGGATAGGCTTGAGAGCACTACGCTCAGTTTTCCAACAACTTTTGAGGAAGAATCAGATCTCCAACGGGAAAAAATTATGCAAGAGTATTTAGGAAGTTATCTAAATAATTCAGATATTGTATTTGAAAATAGTGACCGGACTATTGTACAGTATAATTTGAGTGGCCTTATCGAAAAAGGAAACGATAGCTCCGTAGACCTTCAAGCGGAGGAAAGTAATGTGAATTATATGAAATACATACCAGATGAATTTACGCGAACTCCCGATTTTAATGGCAGTAATGGGGCTGAGCCCCATATTGACCAAAACCAGACTGAGCCAAATATTGAGAGTTATTTGGAAAACGATCTACAGGAAGACTCTCTCAATTCTAGTTATCCATTGGAAACGGAAACGCAcgtaaaatattttgttaacAGCCCTCAGTGTAAAATGTTCCAACCGGATCCATTTGCCAAAAATATCATGAAGATCTACGACAAAAAACATTATACTGTGTGCGACCATAGTCCTGACATGATCACAGTAAGCTTCAACGAGACGGACAGCACCTTTAGCCTGAACAAGAACGAGAGAGGCGCCTCGTGCTGCTATAAGCAGATCCTTCGGGCAGGAAAGAGGACCCAAGCCGACAAGCACTACAC GCTTCATCCGTGCATTAAATTCGAGCACGGGTTTGTAGTGCCACGGCATGTGGAAGCCATGATCACCGAATGCCGTCGGCCGAAGGACCTTAAGGTGTCGCAAACAGATGCCTTCGCATTTGTGCATCCTCGAAATGATTCTACAAAGACTGAGCCTCGAAGACCGAGTGTCCTGCTGCTTGGCATCGATTCCGTGTCCCGGATTAACCTCCAGTTGACCATGCCCCAGTTGTACGAGTATTTGGGCGCCCAGCACTGGTTTGAAATGCAGGGTTACAATAAG atGGGCGATAACACCTTTCCCAATTTGATGGCAGTGCTAACAGGGTTCAACAAGTCCTACGCCATTTCCAGCTGCCGGCCGGACGAGGTGGGTGGCTTGGACGCCTGTCCGTTCATTTGGAAGGACTTTAAGGACAAGGGTTATACGACAGCATTTGCCGAGGACTGGGGCCCCTTCTCCACTTTTGATTACCTGATAAAGGGCTTTCGCGTTCCGCCGACGGATGTCTATGCCCGGCCACTAGTCTTGGCAGTGGAGAAGGAGCTGAACGCGACCTATGACAGTGGAATGCCGCACTGCCTGGGACGAAGGCTGGCCTCCGAGTACGTCTACGATTTAGCGGTGGAGTTCACCAGGGTCAACCGGAACCGCACCTTTTTCGGAATGTTCTGGACAAATACATTCAGCCACAACAACTTCGCCCTGCCATCCTCAATGGACGCCCGCATGGTGACTTACATGAGGACATTGGACAGAAATGGTGTGATGGATAACACCATCGTTATATTCTTTAGTGACCACGGCAGCAGGTTTGGACCCTTGAGAAGATTGAGTAGCGGCTTCCTGGAAGAGCGCCTACCGTTTATGTTTATCCGACTACCCCGATGGATTCGCGAGAAGTATCCGCACTTTGTGAAGAGCTTGGAAGTAAACCGAAATCGCCTCACCTCTCCGTACGATATCTACGCTACTTTTAGACACATCCTGGAGCTGGACAAGGAGCCTGAGAAACTTCCTCGCCCCAACAGCTGTCCCAGCTGCCACAGTATCTTCGAAGAGGTGGATTGGTCCCGGAGTTGCCACCAGGCCGGAATCGAAGATCATTGGTGCGGCTGTGATAGCTTTAAGCCCGTTTCGAAAACGGATGCCACAGCCAAAAGCATAGCCCAACAACTAGTACAGGCCATCAATGGATTCTTGGCGGAGAAGAAAGGAGCCAAAAAGTGCCAGAAGCTCAAGCTAAAATATGTGTCTTCAGTGCAGCGCAGGAGCAATTCAAGTTCCTATCTAGTACAGTTTTATACGAGTCCGGGTGGCGCCTTCTTCGAGGCTACGGCGGATTGGGACGCCGACACCAAAAATGTGTCAGTCTCAGTGCCTAGCATAAGTCGGTTGGAATCGTATGCCAGTCAATCGCAATGCACTTCGGTTAAAGAAGCCAAGAAATTCTGCATCTGCTGA
- the LOC6500772 gene encoding uncharacterized protein LOC6500772 translates to MLSPVFAYKCVGFCFFVLIIISVLPNYNLPDYGTKNSELEKDLTENTTRINLHSKLIEEKKDLVDSASSLYFVESSKCKIPYVDPFDAEVSAIYKPLVFESCSNDSGLVTPVYNKVSRHYVLHINETLAAQILNSSSIEYNCFYQEVIRNSYRDGYDVLEAKYFSQDYVVPRHVQGLVSTCHRLGNDSHILQADGFTLIQYAEHSSKNQSSEDPARRKPSVIMFGIDNLSRINLRRTMPKVYNFLTRKGWYEMQGYNKIGDNTYPNLLAILTGHSLDSVRDDICDFKVRGCMDRYPFVWKLFQEAGYLTAFAEDEPGMSTFNYIKPGFVEQPTDYYQRPSQKAFEALLPQWKCPECTMKYCIGRRITSSYIYDFGSEFVRRYVDERPIWGLFWTNSFSHDHYQMPSKMEDFVLQYLLDFEADGVYEQSIVIFLSDHGNRYGQLVGLSSGFLENRLPTMFIYLPPWFRAHYPEYTRALQQNQRRLTSNYDLYNTLVHLIDLGNPKNTPKWPRSPSCPKCHSLFEVADAERTCEDAGIPEHYCTCVPFKTVSAKWTERIAPLVIRNINGYLEERNLTGICANLTLKYIHRTEMKIDLDKNYHEKSPSFEVGVYRTKFKVKQGGADFEATVSFNNATETVKVEMPSISRVNSYEKTAKCVENKIDRLYCICLSSLNE, encoded by the exons ATGCTGTCCCCGGTTTTTGCTTACAAATgtgttggtttttgtttttttgtcttGATTATTATATCCGTCCTGCCAAATTACAATTTACCGGATTACGGGACTAAAAACAGTGAACTTGAAAAGGATCTAACAGAAAATACTACTCGTATCAATTTGCATAGTAAATTGATTGAAGAGAAAAAAGATCTTGTGGATTCGGCTTCGTCACTATATTTTGTTGAGAGCAGCAAGTGCAAGATACCCTATGTGGACCCTTTCGACGCTGAAGTCTCTGCGATCTACAAACCACTTGTGTTTGAGTCCTGTTCAAATGATTCCGGCTTAGTTACCCCGGTTTACAATAAAGTCAGCAGGCACTATGTCCTGCATATCAATGAAACCTTGGCCGCCCAGATTCTTAATTCGAGTAGTATAGAATATAACTGCTTTTACCAGGAGGTGATTCGAAATTCATATCGTGATGGCTACGATGT TTTAGAAGCTAAGTACTTCTCGCAGGACTATGTGGTTCCGCGGCATGTTCAGGGACTTGTGTCGACCTGCCACCGCTTGGGAAATGACTCGCATATCCTGCAGGCGGATGGCTTTACACTCATCCAATACGCAGAACACTCTTCCAAGAACCAATCCTCGGAAGATCCGGCGCGACGCAAGCCGAGTGTCATCATGTTTGGCATTGATAATCTTTCCAGGATTAATCTGAGACGCACCATGCCCAAGGTTTACAATTTTCTTACTCGCAAGGGCTGGTACGAAATGCAAGGATACAACAAG ATTGGCGACAACACCTATCCAAATCTGCTGGCCATTTTGACTGGCCATAGTCTGGACTCCGTTAGGGACGATATTTGTGATTTCAAAGTAAGGGGTTGCATGGATCGTTATCCCTTCGTGTGGAAACTGTTTCAGGAGGCGGGCTACCTAACGGCCTTCGCAGAGGATGAGCCAGGCATGAGTACCTTTAACTACATAAAACCTGGTTTTGTGGAGCAACCCACTGACTATTATCAACGACCCAGCCAAAAGGCCTTCGAGGCATTACTGCCCCAATGGAAGTGTCCTGAGTGTACAATGAAATACTGTATAGGTCGAAGGATCACCAGTAGCTATATTTACGATTTCGGTTCCGAATTCGTGCGACGGTATGTAGACGAGAGACCCATTTGGGGGCTCTTCTGGACGAATAGCTTTAGTCACGACCACTACCAGATGCCCTCCAAGATGGAGGACTTCGTGCTGCAGTATCTTTTGGATTTTGAAGCCGATGGAGTTTACGAGCAAAGCATTGTGATATTTCTCTCCGATCATGGGAATCGATATGGCCAGTTAGTGGGCTTATCCAGTGGTTTCCTGGAGAATCGTCTACCCACGATGTTTATCTACTTGCCCCCATGGTTCCGAGCTCACTACCCTGAATACACACGAGCTCTGCAGCAAAATCAGCGTCGGCTCACCTCCAACTACGACCTGTACAACACCCTGGTGCATCTCATCGATCTGGGCAATCCCAAGAATACGCCAAAATGGCCCAGGTCCCCCAGTTGCCCAAAATGCCACTCGCTTTTCGAGGTGGCGGATGCGGAGCGGACCTGCGAGGATGCCGGCATTCCGGAGCACTACTGCACCTGCGTTCCATTCAAGACAGTATCAGCCAAGTGGACTGAGCGGATTGCTCCCCTGGTTATCCGCAATATAAATGGCTATCTGGAGGAACGGAATCTCACTGGCATTTGTGCGAACCTTACACTTAAATACATCCACAGGACTGAGATGAAAATAGACCTGGATAAGAACTACCATGAAAAGTCGCCTTCTTTCGAAGTTGGGGTCTATCGAACCAAATTTAAGGTGAAACAGGGAGGTGCTGACTTCGAGGCCACTGTTTCCTTCAACAATGCCACCGAAACCGTGAAGGTGGAGATGCCCTCCATTAGTCGCGTAAACTCCTACGAAAAAACTGCCAAGTGCgtggaaaataaaattgacAGGTTATACTGCATTTGTCTAAGTAGTCTTAACGAGTAG
- the LOC6500770 gene encoding endothelin-converting enzyme 1, with the protein MISRLWWLLILQVPILALPTDTENVFADDLTSEYAKQIITAAKVAGIKGMMKPEVAPCDNFFEYACGNWNHQNPALLLERPMTDTFQLLSDGFNRRLQRLLRSQTLQSELEKKIQRFFLSCSIANRDDVLYKVALENVYREFGEMPAVVGAQWNSSAFNWWRTEAQIHQKYAKGLIFGVEIMHDIRNTSINRVYLSSPDRPGAGLKDSPLFKILEEASIAKDLQNYLGVGAKEANDIAKNLYIFEGKLFEGDSSISFEDGHSFYSMAELEEKYISYLNFTEYFGLIFGEGNIPEKLYVYNDEFLDNALALIKNTPSATQANYILWHLLEEYLVDSNDKDLSKWCVGQTKKYFGQLTDHLVYKRYRSSKAEEEVLSVWEEIRGIFREHLKGDKLDWITNATRQLAIKKLDSMELNISSYDSVDFDKLFGPVEIDIHNYVANIQHLLSAKAMETVEKLKIPGSSIDAPETLSFTPAYNIQENSITIPVALLQPRYFWSAEYPEALKYATLGYLIGHEMVHGFDDSGRSFDASGNLAPWWDIKSRYEFEERRKCFQAQYHAYKYGGSKLPETENQAENIADNAGVKFAYIAYEKWLGQQTEERKEREIMKGLDLNSRQLFFLGYAQLWCDDVHKLIRSTLAKNDEHAPSRYRVIGSLSNFQEFSWVYNCSQEAPMDPEYKCAIY; encoded by the coding sequence ATGATCAGTCGTCTGTGGTGGCTCCTCATCTTACAAGTTCCGATTTTGGCTCTGCCCACGGACACGGAGAACGTATTTGCCGACGACCTAACCTCGGAGTATGCCAAACAAATCATCACCGCCGCAAAAGTGGCTGGGATAAAAGGCATGATGAAGCCGGAGGTGGCGCCCTGCGATAACTTCTTCGAGTATGCCTGCGGCAACTGGAATCACCAGAATCCTGCACTGCTTCTGGAAAGGCCTATGACAGACACTTTCCAGCTGCTATCCGATGGCTTCAACCGACGACTCCAGCGTCTATTACGCTCCCAGACACTTCAATCAGAActggaaaagaaaattcaaCGGTTCTTTCTTTCCTGCAGCATCGCAAATCGCGACGATGTCCTCTACAAGGTGGCCCTTGAGAATGTCTACCGGGAGTTTGGTGAAATGCCGGCAGTAGTCGGTGCCCAATGGAACTCCTCCGCCTTCAACTGGTGGCGAACAGAAGCGCAAATCCATCAGAAGTACGCCAAGGGACTTATTTTCGGAGTCGAAATAATGCACGACATCAGGAACACGTCGATAAACAGAGTTTATCTCAGTTCACCGGACCGACCTGGAGCCGGTTTAAAGGACTCTCCCTTATTCAAAATTTTAGAGGAAGCTAGCATAGCGAAGGATCTTCAGAACTACCTCGGAGTGGGAGCCAAGGAGGCCAATGACATTGCCAAAAATCTATATATCTTTGAAGGCAAGCTTTTTGAAGGTGATTCCTCCATTTCATTTGAGGATGGTCATTCGTTCTATTCAATGGCCGAGTTGGAGGAGAAGTACATCTCCTACCTGAACTTCACCGAGTACTTCGGTTTGATTTTCGGAGAGGGAAATATCCCGGAAAAATTATACGTCTACAATGACGAGTTTCTGGACAACGCTCTTGCCTTGATAAAGAACACTCCTTCCGCCACGcaggccaactatatcctctggcaccttttagaggagtacTTGGTGGACTCCAACGACAAAGATCTATCAAAGTGGTGCGTTGGCCAAACCAAGAAATACTTTGGCCAGCTCACTGATCATCTGGTTTACAAACGGTATCGCAGTTCCAAAGCCGAGGAGGAAGTGCTATCCGTTTGGGAAGAAATTCGGGGCATCTTCCGGGAGCACCTAAAGGGCGACAAACTGGATTGGATAACAAACGCCACCAGGCAGCTGGCCATCAAAAAACTGGACAGTATGGAATTGAACATTAGCTCCTACGATTCAGTAGACTTCGATAAGCTCTTCGGGCCAGTGGAAATCGATATACACAACTATGTCGCCAATATCCAGCATTTGCTTTCGGCCAAGGCTATGGAAACTGTGGAGAAGTTAAAGATCCCAGGGTCTTCGATAGATGCCCCCGAAACACTCAGCTTTACGCCAGCCTACAATATCCAAGAAAATAGCATCACCATTCCAGTAGCCCTGCTTCAGCCTCGCTATTTCTGGAGCGCCGAGTACCCAGAGGCCCTTAAATACGCCACTTTGGGCTACCTAATCGGCCACGAGATGGTCCATGGTTTTGATGACAGCGGGCGGAGCTTCGACGCTTCTGGCAATTTGGCTCCCTGGTGGGACATTAAGAGCCGGTATGAGTTTGAAGAGCGGAGGAAGTGCTTCCAAGCCCAGTATCACGCTTACAAGTATGGTGGTTCTAAGTTGCCAGAAACCGAGAATCAAGCAGAGAACATAGCGGACAACGCCGGGGTCAAATTTGCCTACATTGCCTACGAGAAATGGCTGGGCCAGCAGACGGAGGAACGAAAGGAGCGGGAGATCATGAAGGGATTGGACCTCAACAGTCGTCAGTTATTCTTTCTGGGATACGCCCAACTTTGGTGCGACGATGTCCATAAACTCATTCGATCAACTTTGGCTAAAAATGACGAACACGCTCCCAGCAGATACAGGGTGATTGGTTCTCTATCCAATTTCCAGGAGTTCTCCTGGGTCTACAACTGTTCTCAAGAGGCTCCTATGGATCCGGAGTACAAGTGTGCCATTTATTGA
- the LOC6500773 gene encoding homeobox protein MSX-1, producing MSDFSIDYILNRAGDRYVGTNASLGVLHRLGGSLPFHPYAFQSAREVKARASPPSAPEDGQMPLYDWLQYTRYHPPKLPRALRQNGPAKRTPGRLPRIPFTPAQLQALERAYKESNYLSAEDANKLAESLELTNTRVKIWFQNRRARERREKREKDESCDSTFSSNASSPEPENIIIV from the coding sequence ATGAGTGACTTCAGCATCGACTATATTTTGAACCGAGCCGGCGATAGATATGTGGGAACCAATGCTTCCTTAGGAGTCCTGCATCGCCTAGGAGGCAGTCTGCCCTTCCACCCGTACGCCTTTCAATCCGCCAGAGAAGTAAAAGCTCGGGCATCTCCTCCTTCGGCCCCGGAAGACGGCCAGATGCCCCTCTACGACTGGCTGCAGTACACCCGCTATCATCCGCCCAAGCTGCCCCGAGCCCTCCGCCAGAATGGACCCGCCAAAAGGACTCCCGGACGCCTGCCCCGTATCCCTTTCACGCCTGCCCAACTGCAGGCGCTGGAAAGGGCCTACAAGGAGTCCAACTACCTCAGCGCAGAAGACGCCAACAAGCTAGCTGAATCCCTAGAACTGACCAATACTCGGGTGAAGATCTGGTTCCAAAACAGAAGAGCCCGAGAGCGGCGAGAGAAGCGGGAAAAGGACGAGAGCTGTGACTCCACCTTCTCCTCGAACGCCTCCAGTCCGGAACCGGAAAATATCATTATAGTTTAG